TATCGCCTCTGCCCTTAGGCTCGATGCCATGGAAGATCGCATTCTCCACCAGCGGCTGAAGGGTGAAGCGGGGAATAAGCCCGGCGAGCAGCGCTTCCTCTTGAATCTCTGTGACCATGGTAACCGTGCTGCCATAGCGGTATTTCTGAATCAGGAAATAGTCCTCCAGCAGGCTCAGCTCATCCTTCAGCGGCATCAGCCGCCGGTTGTCCTTGGCAATGCTGCGGAGCAGCCGGGACAGGGAGGTCGTCATCTCCGCAATGCCGGTGGCGTTCTGGATCGTAGCCATCCATTTGATTGAATTCAGGGTATTATACAGGAAGTGCGGATTAATCTGGTTCTGTAGCATCCGGTATTCCAGCTCCTGCTTCTGCTTCTCGTCCGCCAGCCGACTGTCCATAAGGGCTACGATGTCCTGGGACAAGCGGTTAATGCCCCGGCCGACATCGCCCAGCTCGCTGTTCCATTCAATACCCGAGTCCAGCAGGAAGTTGCCCTGGGCAATCTTGTCCATGCGCTTCTTCAGCTTCTCCACCGGAAGGCTGATCGTGCGGGTCAAATACAGCGTAATGATTGCGCTTAAGACAAGCACGAGCAGACAGACGCCCAGCAGGACGAGAATCCATATATTGCTCCGGGGCGCGAACTGGTCGCTGGACAAGGTCTGCGAGAGCATGACACCGCTGCGTACCGGATACGATACCACGATATGCCTTTCACGATCATCCTGCATTTTCACCATAGACAGCTCGGTACCCGGACCGACAGGCTTGTCACTGGTATAGGCTACCGGCTCATACGGACCTTCAATGGCTTTGACCTGATCGCCGGTAAGCTGATAATGATGCTCGCCGAGCGTAAGGAGCAGCCGGGAGTGCTCCGGCAGGGCATAGCCCTTCAGCTTGTCCGTAATGACGGAGGTATTGGCTAGCAGGTAGACGGTGCCCACCCGGGTGGCTCCCCGGCCATAGATCGGGAACACGAAGGGAATTCCGTAGGAATTGGAGAGCGGGTCCTTAATGACCCGGTCCCATTGCTCTTCGGCCTCATTCGTCAGACCGGTGACTTGACCGATATTATGGATCGTTAGCGGAACGGAGGTACCGAAATTCTCCACCTGCAGGAACTTTCCGCTGTTATCTGTAGCAATTAGGCGGCGTACATAGCTATAGGAGCGGTTGATCCGCACATCGTCCTGCATCGCGTTGAACACATTGAGCGCCTGCTTGGGGCTGGCCTCCGCCGACTCGAAATATTCGGTAAGCAGGGTGTTCGTGGACGAGTTGGTGCTGCTGGTCATTGCCAGGGTGGTCAGGTCAATCAGATCCTGTTCAATAATATGGGAGACGAGCTGGAGGTTGAACTCCGTCGCCTGGATGGTCGTTTTGCGCTGATAATACGTAATCAGTTCATAGCTGAACCAGGACAGCAGCGAGGCAATCAGCAGCGCAAAGGCGGTCATGAGCAGAATAATGCGGCTTTTAATAGTAGATTTACGTACCGTGGTGAACACTCCTTCATGAATAATGAACCTATATAAAGCGTTTTCAACTACCATAGCATATTCCTGCGTTTCAATATAGGGTCAGGGGGAGAAGCTGAGAATTTTACAGGTTTCGGATAAGAAATTACAGGTTTGGGGCAGGCCGTGCGGAGAAGAGCACAGAATAGTGAATGAACTGTGTTTGATTTTGCATCCCCATCGGGTCTGAAAAGGCTTACAATTTGAACTAAGGCCGGGTAAGCAAATGTGCCGGCCACTGATAGACCATAAGAGGATAAAGGGGATACTTACATGAACTTAAAAAGATTCTACGGCATGACCCTAAGCGCCGCGCTCTCCGTGAGCCTGCTGGCCGGATGCTCCGGCAATAACAATACGAAAGACGCTGCTGCAACGAATGCACCTGCTTCGGGCAACGCTGCAACCGCTTCCTCCGAGCCAAGTCAGGAGCCTGTAACACTGAAGTGGGCGCTGTGGGACTGGGAAGCAACTGCCTACTACAAACCGCTGATCGATGCTTACAAGGCTGCACATCCGAACGTAACTATTGAGTATGTGGACCTTGGCTCCACCGACTATATGACCATGCTCAGCACTCAACTCTCGGGCGGGGCAGATCTGGACGTTCTGACGATCAAAGACATTCCGGGCTACTCGAACCTTGTGAAGCAGAATCACCTGGAGCCGCTGAAGACGTACATGGGTGACAAATCGATCGATCCTTCGGTATACGGCGGTACGGTGGAGCAGATTGAAGTGAACGGCGAGGTGTATGCGCTTCCGTTCCGCAGTGACTTCTGGCTGATCTACTACAATAAGGCCTTGTTCGACAAAGCAGGCGTGGATTATCCGACCAACGATATGACGTTCGACCAATACGATGAGCTGGCCCGCAAGATGACCTCCGGCAGCGGCTCGGAAAAAGTATATGGCGCCCACTACCACACCTGGCGCAGCGCGGTTCAACTGTTCGGCATTCTGGATGGCAAGAACACCGTGGTCGGCGGCAACTATGACTTCCTGAAGCCTACCTATGAGCGCATTCTGAAGGAGCAGGAAGATGGCATCGTGATGGATTACGCAACCCTGAAGACCTCCAGCACGCATTACTCCGGCGTATTCTACAATAACTCTGTAGCCATGATGAACATGGGCAGCTGGTTCATTGCCACTCAGATTGAGAAGGTGAAGAGCGGCGAATCCCAGTCCGCAGAATGGGGCATCGTGAAGTATCCTCATCCTGAAGGCGTAGAAGCCGGAACGACGCTGGGAACGATTACTTCCCTGGCCGTGAACCAAAAGTCCAAGCACAAAGAAGCGGCCCTTGATTTCATGAACTTTGTAACCGGAGCGGAAGGCGCTAAGGTGATTGCTTCTACCGGTACGATTCCTGCGATCAAAAACGATGAGGTTATCAATTCCATTACCTCCATCGACGGCTTCCCGTCAGACGAGAACAGCAAGGCTGCGCTGAATACAGTTCAGACTTATCTGGAAATGCCAATCCATGAGAAGAGTGCGGACATTGAGGTTATTCTGAATGAAGCGCATGACAACATCATGACCAAGAACGCAACAATCGACGAAGGCTTGAAGGATATGAATGACCGGGTAGGCCAGCTTTTGAACAATTAAGGTGAATGTGTAACGTTAGTGTCCTGAAGGAAGGGCGGGCGGAGGCCCGCCTTCCATATAAATAAGGGACATCACAGCACTCACATGAACAGGCATCGAAGTAATTCCCACTTTGCGGGGATGTTAGATAAGGTTTGGAGGAGAACGAATGCAGAACGAAACCATATTGCGTACAAATAAGAGCCCAAAAAGCAAGTTGTCGCGCGGACTCCGGGATAACCTGGTCGCGTATAGCTTTATTGCGCCGAACTTTATCGGATTTGCCCTGTTTACCCTGGTACCGATGATCTTTGCCTTTATTCTGGCGTTTGTGAAATGGGACGGGGCCAATCCGATGAAGTTCACCCAGCTGGACAACTTCTCCCGGCTGATCTCGGATACCACCTTCCACAAAGCCTTGTGGAACACGATTGTCTACACCATCGGTGTCGTGCCGCTGACCATGATCGTGGCGCTGGCGCTGGCGATTCTGCTCAATCAGAAGATCATGGGCCGTAATTTCATGAGAACGGTATTCTTTTTTCCATATGTGGCATCGCTGGTCGCGGTTGCTGCGGTATGGAACTTCATCTTCAGCCCGACCATGGGTCCGGTGAACAACATCCTGCATCTGATTACCGGCATTCCGCTGGAGGAGCTGCCCCGCTGGGCGGCGGATAAGCAGTGGGCGATGTTTACAGTAGTGCTTTTCACCGTGTGGAAAAACATGGGATATTATATGGTCATCTATCTTGCTGGTCTCCAGGGGATTAACCCGGAGCTGTATGAGGCTGCTGAGCTGGACGGCGCAGGCCCGTGGAGAAGATTCCGCAATGTGACTGTGCCGCAGCTGGCACCAACCACCTTCTTTGTCCTGATGATTCTGGTCATCAACTCGTTCAAGGTCTACGATATCTTCATCAACCTGTTCGCCGGCGCCGATAACCAGCTCAACAATGCTACACGGGTCATGGTCTATCAGATCTACAACACGGCGTTCCGCTCGCTGGATTACGGGTATGCCAGTGCCATGGCAATTGTACTATTCCTGCTGGTACTCGGCATCACCATCGTCCAGTTCCGCGGCGAGAAGAAATACGGACAATAGGGGGATCTATAAGATATGGTTGGTAAAAGTAAAGGACTTAAAATCAGCTTAATGGTGCTTGTATATGCCCTGTTAATTCTGACCGTGCTGGCAATGCTGGTGCCGTACATCTGGATGCTGTCGTCTTCGCTCAAGCTGAATAAGGATGTCTTCTCCTTCCCGATGAAGTGGATTCCGGCGAATCCGCGCTGGGAGAACTTCCAGGATATCTGGACGCGGATTCCGCTCGGGCGCTTCATCTACAATACAGCGAAGCTGTCAATTATCGTTACGATTCTGCAGCTCCTGACTTCCAGCTTCGCCGCGTATGCGTTCTCCAAGCTGCATTTCAGAGGCAAAAATGTGATCTTCCTGGGGTACATCGCCACGATCGCGATCCCTTGGCAGGCCTACATGGTGCCGCAGTTCATTCTGATGCGCTATATGGGCTTGAACAATACTCACCTGGCGATCATTTTGCTGCAAGCCTTCTCGGCCTTCGGGGTGTTCATGATGCGCCAGTTCTATCAGGGGGTGCCGGATGAATTATGTGAAGCAGCCCGGATTGACGGACTGAGCGAATATGGAATTTGGGCGAGAATTATGCTTCCGCTATCCAAGCCTGCGCTGTCCACGCTGACCATCTTCACCTTCGTGGCCACCTGGAATGACTTCCTGGGGCCAATGATCTATCTGACCGATACGAAGCTTAAGACCATCCAGATCGGTCTGCGGATGTTCATCTCACAGTATTCTGCAGAATATGGCCTGATTATGGCGGCGAGTGTGGTGTCAATCATTCCGGTAGTGATTGTGTTCCTGGCGCTTCAGAAGTACTTTGTACAGGGAGTTGCTGCTTCGGGGATTAAGGGGTAGTGGATTGAGGGTAGTTGAGTAACAGCCTGGCAGTTGCAGCTTTTCGCAGTCTGCCAGGTATTTTTATACCTGTATTTTGAATGCGCTTACTTCATTAAGAAAGAGGAGGATTAATGAATGAACAGAAAGAACCGTGTTAAGAAAAGGCTATTCTCCGTGCTGTTATCGGCTGCACTTGTAGCCGGAATGTTCCCTGCACTAGGTACGTCTGTAGCATCTGCCAGTGAGAATGATGCTTCTGCGGTCCGGATTCAGCTTGACGGTAAGGACATCAAGGACGGGAATGTTAACGGGCTGACCTTCAAGGGGTTCGGCGTACTCAGCGGCAACAGCACCAGCGCCCTGCTGATGGACTATAAGTCCGAGCAGCCGGAGGCCTATGCACAGCTGCTGCAGATTCTGTTCGGGGGCGACCGCCCCTTGATGGACCATGTCAAAATCGAGATGGGCAATGACCGCAATAACTCTACCGGTCCCGACCCTTCGACTATGCGCACGGAGGATGAGGAGGCCAATGTAGCCAGGCATCCCGGCTTCCAGCTTGCGGCCGATGCCAAGGCTGTCAATCCGGCGGTTAAGGTGAGCTTCCTGCGCTGGAATGCTCCGGCTTGGGCGGGCAATAACGACAAAATTTATACGTGGTACAAGAAAACCATTCTGGCCGCTTACCGAGAATACGGCTATATGGTGGATTATGTGAATCCTCATATCAATGAGCACGCGCCGGATCTGGCCTGGACGAAGGAGTATGGCGAGAGGGTCAAAGCGGATACGTCAGACTTCAAGGACGAGCAGGAGAAGGAGCTGTACCACAGCATTAAGCTGGTCATTTCCGATGAAGTCGGCATCGGCTCCTTCGGCGATGCGCTGGTGAATGATCTGTCCCTGCGAGAAGCGGTAGCCGCTGCCGGTTATCACTACAACACCGATGATGACAGTAAGGGCAATTTCAAGCGGCTGGCGGATGAACTTGACAAGGAAATCTGGAATAGTGAAGCCCAGGCCACCTTCAGTAATTCGGCCTTCCGTCCCCACAATAATATGAAGGACCCGTTAGTGCCCGGGACGGGGATCGGCGGTACCGGCGGACCGCTGGAGATGGGTAATACCATTATTAAGGGCTTTGTGAATTCGCGCCGGACGCATTTCATCTATCAGCCGGCGATCGGCTCCTTCTATGAAGGCGGGCAGTACTCGTTCAAGGAGCTGCTCAGCGCCCGCGACCCGTGGTCAGGCTTCATTCATTATGATGCTGGACTGCTGGTTCTGAAGCATTTTAACGGGTTTGCGACAACCGGCTGGGAGAACGAAGACAATACGGCAGGAATCTGGAGGGCCGTTCCTCAGGCGAGCTACACCGGAGCAACCGGCACCAACCCGGTCAGCGGGCGTAACGGGACTCCAAGCTATATGACCCTGGCTTCACCTGACAAGCAGGATTTCTCGACGG
The window above is part of the Paenibacillus sp. FSL H8-0048 genome. Proteins encoded here:
- a CDS encoding carbohydrate ABC transporter permease, which codes for MQNETILRTNKSPKSKLSRGLRDNLVAYSFIAPNFIGFALFTLVPMIFAFILAFVKWDGANPMKFTQLDNFSRLISDTTFHKALWNTIVYTIGVVPLTMIVALALAILLNQKIMGRNFMRTVFFFPYVASLVAVAAVWNFIFSPTMGPVNNILHLITGIPLEELPRWAADKQWAMFTVVLFTVWKNMGYYMVIYLAGLQGINPELYEAAELDGAGPWRRFRNVTVPQLAPTTFFVLMILVINSFKVYDIFINLFAGADNQLNNATRVMVYQIYNTAFRSLDYGYASAMAIVLFLLVLGITIVQFRGEKKYGQ
- a CDS encoding carbohydrate ABC transporter permease, whose product is MVGKSKGLKISLMVLVYALLILTVLAMLVPYIWMLSSSLKLNKDVFSFPMKWIPANPRWENFQDIWTRIPLGRFIYNTAKLSIIVTILQLLTSSFAAYAFSKLHFRGKNVIFLGYIATIAIPWQAYMVPQFILMRYMGLNNTHLAIILLQAFSAFGVFMMRQFYQGVPDELCEAARIDGLSEYGIWARIMLPLSKPALSTLTIFTFVATWNDFLGPMIYLTDTKLKTIQIGLRMFISQYSAEYGLIMAASVVSIIPVVIVFLALQKYFVQGVAASGIKG
- a CDS encoding sensor histidine kinase, which codes for MVVENALYRFIIHEGVFTTVRKSTIKSRIILLMTAFALLIASLLSWFSYELITYYQRKTTIQATEFNLQLVSHIIEQDLIDLTTLAMTSSTNSSTNTLLTEYFESAEASPKQALNVFNAMQDDVRINRSYSYVRRLIATDNSGKFLQVENFGTSVPLTIHNIGQVTGLTNEAEEQWDRVIKDPLSNSYGIPFVFPIYGRGATRVGTVYLLANTSVITDKLKGYALPEHSRLLLTLGEHHYQLTGDQVKAIEGPYEPVAYTSDKPVGPGTELSMVKMQDDRERHIVVSYPVRSGVMLSQTLSSDQFAPRSNIWILVLLGVCLLVLVLSAIITLYLTRTISLPVEKLKKRMDKIAQGNFLLDSGIEWNSELGDVGRGINRLSQDIVALMDSRLADEKQKQELEYRMLQNQINPHFLYNTLNSIKWMATIQNATGIAEMTTSLSRLLRSIAKDNRRLMPLKDELSLLEDYFLIQKYRYGSTVTMVTEIQEEALLAGLIPRFTLQPLVENAIFHGIEPKGRGDIVVRVTKSGFADLLITIEDNGVGMKEEQISTILTVPGDEAKGMLENIGLRSVNERLQLAFGGEYGLSIESEVGRFTKMKLLLPFRLRE
- a CDS encoding ABC transporter substrate-binding protein, coding for MNLKRFYGMTLSAALSVSLLAGCSGNNNTKDAAATNAPASGNAATASSEPSQEPVTLKWALWDWEATAYYKPLIDAYKAAHPNVTIEYVDLGSTDYMTMLSTQLSGGADLDVLTIKDIPGYSNLVKQNHLEPLKTYMGDKSIDPSVYGGTVEQIEVNGEVYALPFRSDFWLIYYNKALFDKAGVDYPTNDMTFDQYDELARKMTSGSGSEKVYGAHYHTWRSAVQLFGILDGKNTVVGGNYDFLKPTYERILKEQEDGIVMDYATLKTSSTHYSGVFYNNSVAMMNMGSWFIATQIEKVKSGESQSAEWGIVKYPHPEGVEAGTTLGTITSLAVNQKSKHKEAALDFMNFVTGAEGAKVIASTGTIPAIKNDEVINSITSIDGFPSDENSKAALNTVQTYLEMPIHEKSADIEVILNEAHDNIMTKNATIDEGLKDMNDRVGQLLNN